Part of the Caldanaerobius fijiensis DSM 17918 genome is shown below.
CTACTGTTTGTATCGACGGTAATGCATCTATGGCAAACCCCATAGGCCGAGAACGATACAGAAGGTGCTTGATCTGGGGATGCTCTCTACCTCGGTGGAGGGAGGATGTCACAGATGTGCTAAAAGCTATACAAGCCGAAGCACATAGATTGGCCAGAGAAATGGCCATAGCCAGGGGAGCAGAAGATCCAGATGTAGAACTCGAGATCGAGGAGGAGAAATTTGTGGGAGCGAATCAGGATGATGATGTGCAGATAAGCGATTATGCTATTCTCAATGAGGATGAAAGGCAGGCTGATGTCGACGAAAAAGGTAAAAAGGACAAACTTTTGTTAGAGGCGAGGGTTACGGCGAAGGCTGTTGGAAAAGTGAAATGGGTGTAAAATACAACATGTAATTTATGCTATAATTAAGATATAGGATATATAAGTAAAAAGAATATATTTCATGTATTTCAAGTAAGGGGTGGTTTGTATGATAAAAGAGGTTCCTTATAATCAATACATAGCAGAGGTAAATAAGCAGCTGACTTCAGGCGGGTTGTTTTTGACCTCAAAAGGGGATAAGGTAAATACAATGGTGATAGGTTGGGGAGGTATAACATTCTTTTGGGGCAAGCCGATTTTCATTGTACCTGTTAGATTATCCCGTTATACCCATCAGCAGATTGAAAAATCTAATGAATTTACTGTAAGTGTGCCGATGGGAGATAGCCTTAAAGAGGCATTGCGCTTTTGCGGCTCACGGTCGGGAAGAGACTACGACAAATTTAAGGAGTGCAACCTCACAGCATTGCCAGGTCAAAAGGTAAGTACGCCGATTATCAAGGAATGTTCGCTACACTATGAGTGCAAGGTAGTTTATAAACAGGATATGATACCTGAAAACCTGGCAACGGAACTGAATCAAAAGTGGTATCCCGACTACCATACCATGTATTTTGGCGAGATAGTAGCGTGTTATTTGACGGGCGAGATATGATATGGACAAAAAACTTATTGTGGATATTCTGAATGAGATAGGCCTTTTGCTGGAATTAAAAGGGGAAAGTCCCTTTAAGTCCAGAGCCTATTATAATGCTGCTAAGACAATAGAAACTCTGGATCAAGATATAGAAACTCTTGTAAAACAGGATAAGTTAAAAGAGATTAAAGGCATAGGGGATGCCTTGAATAAAAAGCTCACAGAACTGGTTACAACGGGCAAGTTGGATTACTATGAGAAACTCAAGGCATCCATCCCGACCGGGCTTATAGATATGTTGAAAATACCAGGACTTGGTCCTAAAAAAGTCAGGGCGCTTTATGAGAAGCTAAATATAAAGAGTATAAGGGAACTGGAGTACGCCTGTATGGAAAACAGGCTTGTAGAGCTGCAGGGTTTCGGCGAAAAGACACAGAGAAAAATATATGATGGAATACAGTTTATAAAGCAACACACGGGTCAGTATCTATATGCAGAGGCGTTTAATGAAGCTGTAAGGTTAAAAAAATTTCTGGAAAGTACAGGCCTTGTGCAAAGGTGTGATATAGCAGGGAGTCTCAGGAGAAGAAAAGAGGTTGTCAAAGATGTAGATATGCTTGCTTCATCACATTACCCTGGTGAACTTATGGATGCCTTTGTGTCATATGAAGATGTAAGAGAGATTATCGCCAAAGGCGATACCAAGTCCAGTGTCATTTTAAACTCTGGTATAAATACGGATTTGAGAGTTGTCAAGGATGAAGAATACCCTTATGCCCTTCATCACTTTACAGGCAGCAAGGAGCATAATACGGCTATGAGACATAGGGCAAAAAAGATGGGGATAAAAATGAACGAATATGGATTGTTTCACGGTGAAGACCTTATAATATGCCGCGATGAGGAAGATATTTTCAACAGGCTCAATCTATCGTATATTCCACCTGAATTAAGGGAAAACATGGGAGAAATTGAAGCTGCCGAAAGAGG
Proteins encoded:
- a CDS encoding flavin reductase family protein, which produces MIKEVPYNQYIAEVNKQLTSGGLFLTSKGDKVNTMVIGWGGITFFWGKPIFIVPVRLSRYTHQQIEKSNEFTVSVPMGDSLKEALRFCGSRSGRDYDKFKECNLTALPGQKVSTPIIKECSLHYECKVVYKQDMIPENLATELNQKWYPDYHTMYFGEIVACYLTGEI
- the polX gene encoding DNA polymerase/3'-5' exonuclease PolX, whose amino-acid sequence is MDKKLIVDILNEIGLLLELKGESPFKSRAYYNAAKTIETLDQDIETLVKQDKLKEIKGIGDALNKKLTELVTTGKLDYYEKLKASIPTGLIDMLKIPGLGPKKVRALYEKLNIKSIRELEYACMENRLVELQGFGEKTQRKIYDGIQFIKQHTGQYLYAEAFNEAVRLKKFLESTGLVQRCDIAGSLRRRKEVVKDVDMLASSHYPGELMDAFVSYEDVREIIAKGDTKSSVILNSGINTDLRVVKDEEYPYALHHFTGSKEHNTAMRHRAKKMGIKMNEYGLFHGEDLIICRDEEDIFNRLNLSYIPPELRENMGEIEAAERGEIPSLIQDDDIKGIFHVHTTYSDGSNSLYDMVQAARASGYKYIGISDHSKSAFYAGGLKEETVLRQLDEIEELNRSFSDIVILKGIESDILPDGSLDYDEDILEKFDFVIVSVHSHFKMSREEMTERLIKAIKNKYTKILGHCSGRLLLAREGYDFDVYKVIDTAAEYGKIIEINANPYRLDLDWRYVKYAKDRGVKFAINPDAHNIGGLNDIKYGVGIARKGWLEARDVLNTYDVDIVGSEKYFVYLD